Proteins co-encoded in one Phycodurus eques isolate BA_2022a chromosome 21, UOR_Pequ_1.1, whole genome shotgun sequence genomic window:
- the rps20 gene encoding 40S ribosomal protein S20 → MAFKDSGKAPVETEVAIHRIRITLTSRNVKSLEKVCADLIRGAKEKNLKVKGPVRMPTKTLRITTRKTPCGEGSKTWDRFQMRIHKRLIDLHSPSEIVKQITSISIEPGVEVEVTIADA, encoded by the exons ATG GCTTTCAAGGACTCTGGGAAGGCACCTGTTGAGACTGAGGTGGCTATTCACCGCATCCGCATTACCCTCACCAGCCGTAATGTCAAGTCTCTGGAGAAAG TCTGTGCTGACTTGATCCGTGGTGCAAAGGAGAAGAACCTGAAGGTGAAGGGACCAGTCCGCATGCCAACCAAG ACCCTGCGTATCACCACCAGAAAGACCCCCTGTGGTGAAGGCTCCAAAACTTGGGATCGCTTCCAGATGCGGATCCACAAACGCCTGATTGATCTGCACAGCCCATCTGAAATTGTCAAGCAGATCACCTCCATCAGCATCGAGCCTGGTGTTGAGGTTGAAGTTACCATTGCTGATGCATAA